A window of Aeromicrobium duanguangcaii genomic DNA:
CGTCGCGGGATCTCCGGCGCCCAGGAGCCGACTCGTCCCGCGCCGTCGTCGCCGCGCGGACCGAAGGGCTCCGGCTCCTTCGTCGAGCGGATGGAGGAGCGCTGGCAGCGTCGTCAGGACGACGGCTACTGATCCCCATCGACTGAAGCACCCTCGAAAGGCCCCGCCTCCGGCGGGGCCTTCGACGTTTCCCCTTGATCCTCCACCCGGGGCGCTGAATCTCCCCACTTCGCTCCACCGGCCCGTCATCCCCGTGATGACGGGCCTTTTCTGTGCCGTCTCACGCGACACACCCCGACTCTTGACGAAAAGTAGGTGGATGGTGGAGCGTTGTGGGTTAAGGTGGTGCGTAGTGGTGGAAACACCGAACTTCGACCGCGAAGGGGAGCAACGTGGAACAGGAGGGACGCGATGACCGCACCGGCATCAGCGCACTTCTTCGGCACGTTCACCCCGCGGCTGGACGAGAAGGGGCGACTGTTCCTTCCCGCGAAGTTCCGGCCACTGCTCACGGACGGCGTGGTGTTGACCCGCGGTCAGGAGCACTGCATCTACGGGTGGACGCCCGAGGCGTTCGACGAGTTCTCCTCGCGAGCCCGGCAGGCCTCGTTCACGAACCGGCAGGCACGCAACTTCATCCGCATGCTCTTCGGCGGTGCGGCGCACGAGACGCCGGACAAGCAGGGGCGCGTGCCCGTCTCGCAGCTGCTGCGCGAGTGGGCCGGCCTGGAGCGCGACTGCACGGTCGTGGGCACGGGCGAGCGGTTCGAGATCTGGGACTCCACTCGATGGAACGACTTCTCCGACGAGCACGAGGAGGGCTTCGCCGATTTGTCGGAGGAGATCTTCCCCGGGATCTTCTGAGCGCGCGGACGGTGGGGCGCGATGCCCGCCTGAGGGGTTCTGACGTCACTTCCCCGGCGTCAGAGCTCGGCAGGCGGGAATCGGGCCTCATCGGTCGTGCCCGGCAGGCGACGGAGTCGCGCGCATGAGCGCCCGGCACGTCCCGGTGATGCTGGACCGCGTCGTGTCGGAGTTCGCGCCCGTCGTGGAGCGGGTCGACCGTCCGGTCATCATCGACGCGACCCTCGGACTCGGTGGACACACCGAGGCGCTGCTCACCCGGTACGAGAACCT
This region includes:
- the mraZ gene encoding division/cell wall cluster transcriptional repressor MraZ codes for the protein MTAPASAHFFGTFTPRLDEKGRLFLPAKFRPLLTDGVVLTRGQEHCIYGWTPEAFDEFSSRARQASFTNRQARNFIRMLFGGAAHETPDKQGRVPVSQLLREWAGLERDCTVVGTGERFEIWDSTRWNDFSDEHEEGFADLSEEIFPGIF